From Herpetosiphonaceae bacterium, a single genomic window includes:
- a CDS encoding tyrosine-type recombinase/integrase yields MAESWWSYAFKEFERHLRAQNRRPLTIHGYIKDMEQLRAWMLGHDRGDDVPATEDLRHWLAELQENEATGATLARKRSSARHFFEFVASIGLIRQSPVEKLEQPSHEYILPQTLSRQQVAALLRVAEGNPRDYALLHVLLGCGLRVSEACALARTQVDMPNRMLYVAGRVVPIPDESFPPLQAWMTQHPGPLVFPIKQRMVRLLCEKYRTLAGIPEQVTPSLLRHTSAVWQLVDGADPDVLKIQLGHDRDDVMLHYIDRARLLKENELRSWQQESLL; encoded by the coding sequence ATGGCAGAGTCTTGGTGGAGCTATGCCTTCAAGGAGTTCGAGCGGCATCTCCGGGCGCAGAACCGCCGCCCGCTGACGATTCACGGCTATATCAAAGATATGGAGCAGCTTCGGGCCTGGATGCTGGGCCATGATCGGGGCGACGACGTGCCCGCGACTGAGGATCTGCGGCACTGGCTGGCCGAGCTTCAGGAGAACGAGGCAACGGGCGCGACTCTGGCGCGTAAGCGCTCGTCGGCGCGGCATTTCTTCGAGTTTGTCGCCAGCATTGGGTTGATTCGCCAGTCGCCGGTGGAGAAGCTGGAGCAGCCGTCGCACGAGTATATCTTGCCGCAGACCTTGAGCCGCCAGCAGGTCGCCGCGCTGCTGCGTGTGGCGGAGGGCAACCCGCGCGACTACGCGCTGCTGCATGTGCTGCTGGGCTGTGGCCTGCGGGTCAGCGAGGCATGCGCGCTGGCACGCACGCAGGTCGATATGCCGAACCGGATGCTGTACGTCGCCGGACGAGTCGTGCCGATACCGGACGAGTCGTTTCCGCCGCTGCAAGCATGGATGACGCAGCATCCCGGCCCGCTGGTCTTTCCGATCAAACAGCGCATGGTGCGCCTGCTCTGCGAGAAGTATCGCACGCTGGCGGGCATACCGGAGCAGGTGACACCCTCGCTGCTACGACATACCTCGGCGGTCTGGCAGCTTGTGGACGGCGCAGATCCCGATGTGTTGAAGATCCAGCTAGGTCATGACCGCGACGACGTGATGCTGCACTATATCGATCGGGCGCGGCTGCTCAAAGAGAACGAGCTGCGCAGTTGGCAGCAGGAAAGCCTGCTATAG
- a CDS encoding L,D-transpeptidase, with the protein MTWSSRKFWYLLCALVIAGLWMGRTFAQEGSRSFEQTGQTLDNQYGFLDFWNAHNGAELLGLPLTPIVVEANVPVQYFERARLEQRDGQVVPGDLGRERTRWRTFPKLPPRAPGADEQIFERTGHTLSGPFLRFWREHEGALLFGEPISEPVWEQVDGASIRVQYFERARLEHYPALAAGKDIKITALGREVALAKALITPEQQSAVQVAQAVSVDQPAAAFASLIPPTPTPLPPTATPVPPTAIPPTEVPAAPKPTAKPAAPKPTARPAPPKPAAPPAPAGGKVIDVDISRQQLIAYENGQVVFSAPVATGKDGFNTPTGTYAIYAKLRSQTMRGNLNGESWVVPNVPHVMYINGSVALHGTYWHNLFGTGVRISHGCINLPLNSAAWLYNWAPTGTKVIVHR; encoded by the coding sequence GTGACTTGGAGCAGCAGAAAGTTCTGGTACTTGCTGTGCGCGCTGGTGATCGCCGGATTATGGATGGGGCGAACGTTCGCTCAAGAGGGCAGCCGCTCGTTCGAGCAGACCGGCCAGACGCTCGATAATCAGTACGGCTTTCTTGATTTTTGGAACGCGCACAATGGTGCCGAGCTGCTGGGCCTGCCCCTGACGCCGATTGTCGTCGAGGCGAATGTTCCGGTCCAATACTTCGAGCGCGCGCGGCTGGAGCAGCGCGACGGCCAGGTGGTTCCAGGCGATCTGGGCCGTGAGCGAACGCGCTGGCGGACGTTTCCCAAGCTGCCGCCGCGCGCTCCCGGCGCCGACGAGCAGATCTTTGAACGAACAGGACATACGCTCTCCGGGCCGTTCCTGCGCTTCTGGCGCGAGCACGAAGGCGCGTTGCTCTTTGGCGAGCCGATCTCCGAGCCCGTCTGGGAGCAGGTCGACGGCGCGAGCATTCGGGTGCAGTACTTCGAGCGGGCGCGGCTGGAGCATTACCCGGCGCTGGCGGCGGGCAAAGACATCAAGATCACGGCGCTGGGCCGCGAGGTAGCGCTGGCAAAAGCGCTGATCACGCCCGAACAACAGTCGGCGGTGCAGGTCGCGCAGGCCGTGAGCGTCGATCAACCGGCGGCGGCGTTTGCCTCGTTGATCCCGCCCACGCCCACGCCGCTTCCACCGACCGCCACGCCCGTGCCGCCTACGGCGATCCCGCCCACGGAGGTACCCGCCGCGCCGAAGCCAACCGCCAAGCCCGCCGCGCCGAAGCCAACCGCCAGGCCCGCCCCGCCCAAACCAGCCGCGCCGCCCGCGCCCGCCGGTGGCAAAGTGATCGATGTGGACATCTCACGGCAGCAGTTGATCGCCTACGAGAACGGGCAGGTCGTCTTCTCAGCGCCGGTTGCCACGGGCAAGGACGGCTTCAATACGCCAACGGGTACGTACGCGATCTACGCCAAGCTGCGCAGCCAGACCATGCGCGGCAACCTCAACGGCGAGTCGTGGGTGGTGCCGAACGTTCCGCACGTGATGTACATCAACGGCAGCGTGGCGCTCCACGGCACCTACTGGCATAATCTCTTCGGCACCGGCGTGCGGATCAGCCACGGCTGTATCAACCTGCCGCTCAACTCGGCGGCCTGGCTCTACAACTGGGCACCGACGGGCACCAAGGTGATCGTGCATCGGTAG
- the apaG gene encoding Co2+/Mg2+ efflux protein ApaG: MVRPFYYKETSGIRITVRPRYLPDHSQPLHLQYVFAYFVRIENVSKRKVQLLSRHWLIYDSIGDEREVDGEGVVGEQPILTPGGVHEYHSFCVLKSPQGYMEGSYRFIGTDDVLFDAEIPRFILSADASAWLL; encoded by the coding sequence ATGGTTCGTCCGTTCTACTACAAGGAGACTAGCGGCATTCGGATCACGGTTCGTCCGCGCTATCTGCCCGACCATTCGCAGCCGCTGCATCTGCAATATGTGTTTGCCTACTTCGTGCGGATCGAGAACGTCAGCAAACGCAAGGTCCAACTTCTGTCGCGGCACTGGCTGATCTACGATTCGATCGGCGATGAGCGCGAGGTCGACGGCGAGGGCGTTGTTGGCGAGCAGCCGATCTTAACGCCGGGAGGCGTCCATGAGTACCATAGCTTCTGCGTCTTGAAGTCGCCGCAGGGCTACATGGAGGGCTCGTATCGCTTCATCGGCACCGACGATGTGCTGTTTGACGCGGAGATCCCGCGCTTCATCCTGTCCGCCGATGCATCGGCCTGGTTGTTGTAG
- a CDS encoding RHS repeat-associated core domain-containing protein, which produces MLSVRRASFLLLIIFLINVIPVAPIGSSFTEPTQASAAAVPPQPETRTSGPLQQRNRPGLSLDLVVAPDPVVVGTTATIRITVTNQAAHAAHGLTLTLPVPDGALPVSDNGLISSAKGWHWTQEQLAGSASTTFTATVRLARMPRGGALLARAQASAQGLELPVHEIAGVLALEQHRGSASTRFIPGQPTTMRSADGQVEVHVPGKALDRALTLSYQRQPAAREKNPPLISRTRQGFGTFFLNATDDQGRDVHQFAAPVTITLRYTDEQLQALGIAEDDLTFFWFDPEAGPRKEGVWVSIPTTVDAQSNTAAAVVDHFSAYQLSDGSSPSEAYIPSLKGWQVSLFTGHASYSMPIEVPAGPDSIKPDLKLSYSSGATDGGAGLRPKQQAGWLGKGWSLDTGMVSRNKITINAGTNKWVDTYTVVFNGQSHNLVRAEALAGNSGPDDPDPTHWAWRPTDESFIKVRVLPFGSSSADAAGAPIRGGYDQMGWKPRYKWQVWATDGTLFEFEEDLWYGWNRCASATSAEIESYKWLLTRVVDTHKNTITYSYGRDTWVGPLHSCDPWNYGRAAVDRDAWPTAITWGGNTARGTIDRYKVEFVSSARTNDTAFDGADNQYGGTLGQPRETRRLDAIKVWSQPGAAWELVREYRFNLDANGNLLPDSKVYSLFSDQTINDNQANTAYPKLTLNSITEYAKDGTTRLPRTWFEYGTDRGSATWAIADWNRLRLVNNGQGGQETFTYEQIGAVTGKINFNNHRRVKSRTLTDGRGNSYTYTYDYAAPALNSLGTSLAAAMNTGDGDKGLYSQSLNQWPNSAALYYNKYWDPYHPYKNWLVSQPMKDFRGHSSVDEIDPSGTLTRHHFVQGDVGCFPKDAAGAPLEGNAIPNDPCFQQMRDREFLKGKERLTQVFGPENAGVRPLLKETTHNFTVVFYDYGPAPLTGLYRAWNYEAEKIETTWDGSQALSKRTTYLYDESDTNYIDGAATTTKYGNLSRVEEFDENNALLRRTRHYYAIREADPYIVDRKTATVVFDAAWNQVEYTANFYDNNSAPRYIGAKGDLTRVSKLYADPPQAALSGSLLSVDTTYTYDDYGNRITETSYAAPGTSSVVNGVRTFSAPGNGSAASTTTTTYDATFHAFSTRVDPPAVNGVVLTEQANYDFRMGSLISVTDPNNNLTSAEYDVFGRMVKLIKPGDTSSSPTVQAYYYDWEQPFRYVVAAKDEVNGVMGTRPLIKFYDGLGREIQTKKESAEAAQTVITDKVYDGLDRMIKDSQPRYRSETPNDTFWAYVQPDASVRYKTTSYDALGRETVVTLPDNATTSHFYGIVQDSLGKREYHSVVDANRHMTQYRYDSFGRLHQVLEMQGDCGWYGLLCNSTYPTQYAEYARTAYGYDRFDRLTQVTDAHNNSTTVAYDALGRKTSLSDPDMGLWSYAYDTDGKLVRQTDAKNQTITYSYDDLGRMIARGTTGLIADAYDAKDTTAWTYNTQQTVPFTDAGNRVVKNVGTGSGWTGTFYRSAYTLTSGEGAQVRFKVDSASVDAHLAVESNDGGVNNRFGVRQLNGKLEVQYTLDGTTWVYPKPLLASLTPNTWYILQLTLDDAQGFGVLVYQENNPTVRNSYTYAMPAGKNWRFRHWVYSGANYLDDYREFTSGVYRYDEPVANGKGQRTSISSPLITAHYGYDARGQTLSEEHIVNGLSGNRVFSRTYDAGGRVKTLRYPNGEVVYNRYDSAGRQRSTCVDATESRCLVRGATYDAIDQPIQSEFGLDSSRWTQSWTYEPLSRRLERTTVSTSNIFDRSYTYDKTGNVATISDHVAQQQQTFGYDHRDRLVSAFTTDTGTQPSSAGFYNEEYAYDKIGNLTSKGSSKAPVSYSYGAAGNGTGAGPHQVRSKGGQPYAYDNNGNLLTGGGRSLSWTVNNLVASVTGSDGIVERYAYDADGERVRKQRNGTTTIYLSALWEEDLESGVARQTYLFQAKHVAQRTNTSTGSTLHYLHSDHLGGPGVLLTASGAWQSGQEFKPWGEVRSGGLVETSLNFTGQRKDATGLLYYHARYYDPELGRFLSADTVVAEVGALTMAPSDTTAAPLFAQGGQGSGSRTPQELNRYAYATNNPLRYTDPTGHYIESALDIAGIAYDAYDIYNNGLTWTNGLSMAGNIVGLLLPGVTGVGVGVRAVAKGAQVAAKARQATRVGTTLGKVGRAVATVGKACSFSGDTVVATAQGPKAIRTVQVGEHVLAYDEGTGTTGSYTVTAVLVHADPIIVQLTIDGEVIETTPEHPFYTHEQGWTAAGELWVGAQVRTADQTDGMVQGITVVAQVQPMYNLSVAQAHTFFVGDGQWLVHNSCVKFLRTQLNKKFKHAKDFGVVGNNNAANQDLFLDALDQHVHLPRIQKIQGTYRGQNVTHYYDPATGRNVVVDLNGTFISGWKLSLDQIRHVTTTGKLGGG; this is translated from the coding sequence ATGCTTTCTGTCCGCCGAGCTTCGTTCCTGCTCCTCATTATCTTCTTAATAAACGTGATCCCCGTCGCGCCGATAGGTAGCTCATTCACCGAACCCACGCAGGCCTCGGCTGCCGCAGTACCGCCGCAGCCTGAGACGCGCACATCGGGACCGCTTCAGCAGCGGAATCGGCCAGGCCTGTCGCTCGATCTCGTCGTTGCGCCCGATCCGGTCGTGGTGGGCACGACCGCTACCATTCGTATCACGGTAACGAATCAGGCAGCGCACGCCGCGCATGGATTGACGCTCACACTGCCGGTTCCCGACGGCGCGCTGCCCGTTTCCGATAACGGCCTGATCTCATCTGCAAAAGGCTGGCACTGGACACAGGAGCAGCTCGCTGGCAGCGCCAGTACGACATTTACCGCCACAGTCAGGCTTGCGCGCATGCCGCGAGGCGGGGCGCTGCTCGCACGTGCCCAGGCCAGCGCACAAGGGCTTGAGCTACCCGTCCACGAGATCGCCGGTGTCCTGGCACTTGAGCAGCATCGGGGGTCGGCTTCGACGCGCTTTATCCCAGGCCAGCCGACGACAATGCGCAGCGCAGACGGTCAGGTCGAGGTTCATGTGCCGGGGAAGGCGTTAGATCGCGCGCTCACACTCAGCTACCAGCGCCAGCCCGCCGCCCGTGAAAAGAATCCGCCGCTCATTTCGAGGACCAGGCAAGGCTTCGGTACGTTTTTCCTCAACGCGACCGACGACCAGGGACGAGACGTTCACCAGTTCGCCGCGCCGGTGACGATCACGCTGCGCTACACCGATGAGCAGTTGCAGGCGCTGGGCATTGCTGAGGACGACCTGACCTTCTTCTGGTTCGATCCTGAGGCCGGTCCCAGGAAGGAAGGTGTGTGGGTTTCGATTCCAACCACCGTCGATGCCCAGAGCAACACTGCGGCTGCGGTGGTCGATCACTTCAGCGCCTACCAGTTGAGCGACGGCTCATCGCCCTCGGAGGCGTACATTCCCTCGCTCAAAGGCTGGCAGGTCAGCCTGTTCACCGGGCACGCGAGCTATAGCATGCCGATCGAGGTTCCGGCTGGTCCGGATAGCATCAAGCCTGATCTGAAGCTCAGCTATAGCTCCGGCGCAACTGACGGCGGTGCTGGTCTGCGTCCCAAGCAGCAGGCGGGCTGGCTTGGCAAAGGGTGGAGCCTCGATACAGGAATGGTTTCCCGCAACAAGATCACCATTAACGCGGGTACCAACAAGTGGGTTGACACGTACACCGTGGTCTTCAACGGCCAGTCGCATAACCTCGTGCGCGCCGAGGCACTGGCCGGGAATAGCGGCCCCGACGATCCTGATCCGACCCATTGGGCCTGGCGTCCGACGGACGAGTCGTTCATCAAAGTGCGCGTCCTACCCTTCGGCAGCTCGTCGGCGGACGCCGCTGGCGCGCCGATCCGGGGCGGCTACGACCAGATGGGATGGAAGCCGCGCTACAAGTGGCAGGTGTGGGCCACGGACGGCACGCTCTTTGAGTTCGAGGAAGATCTCTGGTATGGCTGGAATCGCTGTGCCAGCGCCACCAGCGCGGAGATCGAATCCTACAAGTGGCTGTTGACGCGCGTCGTCGATACGCATAAGAACACGATCACCTACAGCTATGGCCGCGATACCTGGGTCGGGCCGCTGCACTCGTGCGATCCCTGGAACTATGGACGCGCTGCGGTTGACCGCGATGCATGGCCGACGGCGATCACCTGGGGCGGCAACACAGCCAGGGGCACGATCGACCGCTACAAGGTCGAGTTTGTCTCGTCGGCGCGCACCAACGATACGGCCTTCGACGGCGCAGACAATCAATATGGCGGTACGCTCGGTCAGCCGCGTGAGACGCGCCGCCTGGACGCGATCAAGGTCTGGAGCCAGCCTGGTGCGGCCTGGGAGCTGGTGCGAGAATATCGCTTCAACCTGGATGCCAACGGCAATCTACTGCCGGATAGCAAGGTCTATTCGCTCTTCTCCGATCAGACGATCAACGACAACCAGGCCAATACCGCCTATCCCAAGCTGACACTCAACAGCATCACGGAGTACGCGAAGGACGGCACGACTCGCCTGCCGCGCACCTGGTTTGAGTACGGCACTGATCGGGGAAGCGCTACCTGGGCTATCGCCGATTGGAACCGCCTGCGGCTAGTCAACAACGGCCAGGGCGGTCAGGAAACGTTTACCTACGAGCAGATCGGCGCAGTAACCGGCAAGATTAACTTCAACAATCACCGCCGGGTCAAAAGCCGCACGCTCACCGATGGTCGCGGCAACAGCTACACGTACACCTATGACTACGCCGCTCCGGCGCTAAACTCTCTGGGTACGTCGCTGGCGGCGGCGATGAATACCGGCGACGGCGATAAGGGATTGTACAGCCAGAGCTTGAACCAGTGGCCCAACTCGGCGGCGCTGTACTACAACAAATACTGGGACCCATACCATCCGTACAAGAACTGGCTGGTATCGCAGCCGATGAAGGACTTTCGGGGTCATAGCTCCGTCGACGAGATCGACCCCAGCGGTACGCTCACGCGGCACCATTTCGTGCAGGGCGATGTCGGCTGTTTTCCCAAGGATGCCGCTGGCGCTCCGCTTGAGGGCAACGCTATTCCTAACGACCCCTGCTTCCAGCAGATGCGTGACCGCGAGTTCCTCAAGGGCAAGGAGCGGCTAACCCAGGTGTTCGGCCCGGAGAACGCCGGTGTACGCCCGCTGCTCAAGGAAACCACCCATAACTTTACGGTCGTTTTCTACGATTATGGCCCGGCACCGCTGACGGGGCTGTACCGCGCCTGGAATTACGAGGCCGAGAAGATCGAGACGACGTGGGATGGCTCGCAGGCGCTCAGCAAGCGCACGACGTACCTCTACGACGAAAGCGATACCAACTACATCGACGGAGCGGCAACCACCACCAAATATGGCAACCTGTCGCGCGTCGAGGAGTTCGACGAGAATAACGCGCTCCTGCGGCGAACCAGACATTACTATGCGATCCGCGAGGCCGATCCGTATATCGTCGACCGCAAGACGGCGACCGTGGTCTTCGATGCGGCCTGGAATCAAGTTGAGTACACCGCCAACTTCTACGACAACAACAGCGCTCCCAGGTATATCGGCGCGAAAGGCGATCTGACGCGGGTCAGCAAGCTCTATGCCGATCCGCCACAGGCCGCGCTGTCGGGTAGCTTGCTGAGCGTCGATACGACCTACACCTACGACGACTACGGCAATCGCATCACCGAGACAAGCTATGCCGCGCCGGGCACGTCATCGGTTGTGAACGGCGTGCGCACGTTCAGCGCGCCGGGCAACGGCAGCGCCGCCTCAACCACCACCACGACGTACGACGCCACCTTCCACGCCTTTAGCACGAGAGTCGACCCACCAGCGGTCAACGGCGTGGTTCTGACGGAGCAGGCGAACTACGATTTCCGCATGGGATCGCTGATCAGCGTGACCGACCCGAACAACAATCTCACCAGCGCCGAGTACGATGTATTTGGGCGGATGGTCAAGCTGATCAAGCCGGGCGATACCTCCAGCTCGCCCACCGTGCAGGCCTACTACTACGACTGGGAGCAGCCGTTCCGCTATGTCGTCGCGGCGAAGGACGAGGTCAATGGCGTGATGGGCACCCGACCACTCATCAAGTTCTATGATGGTCTTGGTCGTGAGATCCAGACGAAGAAGGAGAGCGCCGAGGCCGCGCAGACGGTGATCACCGATAAGGTCTATGACGGCCTGGATCGGATGATCAAGGATTCGCAGCCGCGCTATCGCAGCGAGACGCCCAACGATACCTTCTGGGCCTACGTCCAGCCCGATGCCAGCGTGCGCTACAAGACCACAAGCTACGACGCGCTGGGCCGCGAAACGGTCGTGACGCTGCCCGATAACGCCACGACCTCACACTTCTATGGCATCGTGCAAGACTCGCTCGGTAAGCGTGAGTATCATTCCGTCGTCGACGCCAATCGCCACATGACGCAGTACCGCTACGATAGCTTTGGCCGTCTGCATCAGGTGTTGGAGATGCAGGGCGATTGTGGCTGGTATGGGTTGCTCTGCAATAGCACCTACCCGACGCAGTACGCCGAGTATGCGCGCACGGCCTATGGCTATGATCGGTTCGACCGCCTGACGCAGGTGACGGATGCCCACAACAACAGCACGACAGTAGCCTACGACGCGCTGGGCCGCAAAACCTCGCTCTCCGATCCCGATATGGGACTGTGGAGCTACGCCTACGACACCGACGGCAAGCTCGTCAGGCAGACCGACGCGAAGAACCAGACGATCACCTATAGCTACGACGACCTGGGCCGGATGATCGCCAGAGGAACGACCGGCCTGATCGCCGATGCGTACGATGCCAAGGATACGACCGCCTGGACATACAACACGCAGCAGACCGTGCCGTTCACCGATGCGGGCAACCGCGTGGTCAAGAATGTCGGCACGGGTAGTGGCTGGACCGGCACGTTCTACCGCTCGGCCTACACCCTGACCAGCGGCGAGGGCGCGCAGGTCCGCTTCAAGGTCGATAGCGCGAGCGTCGATGCGCACCTGGCGGTGGAGAGCAACGATGGCGGCGTGAACAACCGCTTCGGCGTGCGCCAGCTCAACGGCAAGCTCGAAGTCCAGTATACCCTCGACGGCACGACCTGGGTCTATCCCAAGCCGCTGCTCGCGAGCCTGACGCCCAATACCTGGTACATCTTGCAGCTCACGCTCGACGATGCTCAGGGCTTTGGCGTGCTGGTCTATCAGGAGAATAACCCGACCGTCCGCAACAGCTACACCTACGCCATGCCTGCGGGCAAGAACTGGCGCTTCCGACACTGGGTTTATAGCGGCGCAAACTACCTGGACGATTATCGCGAGTTCACCAGCGGCGTCTACCGCTACGACGAGCCGGTCGCCAACGGTAAGGGCCAGCGCACCTCGATCAGCAGCCCGCTGATCACCGCGCACTACGGCTATGATGCGCGCGGGCAAACCCTGAGCGAGGAGCATATCGTCAACGGCCTCTCCGGCAACCGGGTGTTTAGCCGAACCTACGACGCGGGCGGGCGGGTCAAGACGCTGCGCTATCCCAACGGCGAGGTCGTGTACAACCGCTACGATTCCGCCGGACGCCAGCGCAGCACCTGCGTGGATGCGACCGAAAGCCGCTGTCTGGTGCGCGGCGCGACCTATGATGCGATCGACCAGCCGATCCAGTCGGAGTTCGGCCTCGACAGTAGCCGGTGGACGCAAAGCTGGACCTACGAGCCGCTTTCCAGGCGCCTGGAGCGAACGACCGTCAGTACGTCCAACATCTTCGACCGGAGCTACACCTACGACAAAACCGGTAATGTCGCGACGATCAGCGATCACGTGGCGCAGCAGCAGCAGACGTTCGGCTACGACCACCGCGACCGGCTGGTCAGCGCCTTCACGACGGACACCGGCACCCAGCCGTCCAGCGCGGGCTTCTACAACGAGGAATACGCCTACGACAAAATCGGCAACCTGACGAGCAAGGGCAGCAGCAAAGCGCCAGTAAGCTACAGCTATGGCGCGGCTGGGAACGGCACCGGGGCGGGACCGCATCAGGTGCGCAGCAAGGGCGGGCAGCCCTACGCCTACGACAACAACGGTAATCTGCTGACGGGCGGAGGCCGCAGCCTGAGCTGGACTGTCAATAATCTGGTCGCCAGCGTCACGGGCAGCGATGGCATCGTCGAGCGCTATGCCTACGACGCCGACGGCGAGCGCGTGCGCAAGCAGCGCAACGGCACGACGACGATCTATCTCTCGGCGCTGTGGGAGGAAGACCTCGAAAGCGGTGTCGCGCGGCAGACGTATCTCTTCCAGGCCAAGCACGTCGCGCAGCGCACGAACACGAGCACTGGCTCGACGCTCCACTACCTGCACAGCGACCACCTGGGCGGGCCGGGCGTGCTGCTGACCGCGAGCGGCGCGTGGCAGAGCGGGCAGGAGTTCAAACCGTGGGGCGAGGTGCGCAGCGGCGGGCTGGTGGAGACAAGCCTGAACTTCACCGGGCAGCGCAAAGACGCGACGGGGCTGCTCTACTACCACGCGCGCTACTACGACCCGGAGCTGGGGCGCTTCCTGTCGGCGGACACGGTGGTGGCGGAGGTCGGTGCGCTGACGATGGCACCGAGCGATACCACCGCCGCGCCGCTCTTCGCTCAGGGCGGGCAAGGCTCCGGCAGCCGCACGCCGCAGGAGTTGAACCGCTACGCCTACGCCACCAACAACCCGCTGCGCTACACCGACCCGACCGGGCACTACATCGAGAGCGCGCTGGACATCGCGGGCATCGCCTACGACGCCTACGACATCTACAACAACGGCCTGACTTGGACCAACGGCCTCTCGATGGCTGGGAATATCGTCGGGCTGCTGCTGCCCGGCGTGACCGGCGTCGGCGTGGGTGTGCGGGCCGTCGCCAAAGGCGCGCAGGTCGCGGCCAAAGCGCGCCAGGCCACGCGCGTTGGCACGACGCTGGGGAAGGTCGGCAGGGCGGTGGCGACTGTCGGCAAAGCGTGTAGCTTCAGTGGGGACACCGTGGTCGCCACCGCGCAGGGACCGAAGGCGATCCGCACGGTGCAGGTGGGCGAACACGTGCTAGCCTATGATGAGGGAACCGGAACCACGGGCAGCTACACGGTCACGGCGGTGCTGGTCCACGCCGACCCGATCATCGTGCAGCTCACAATCGATGGTGAGGTGATCGAAACGACACCTGAACATCCCTTCTACACGCACGAACAAGGCTGGACGGCGGCGGGCGAGCTGTGGGTTGGCGCGCAGGTGCGCACGGCGGACCAGACCGACGGGATGGTGCAAGGCATCACCGTTGTCGCGCAGGTCCAGCCAATGTACAATCTCAGCGTGGCCCAGGCCCATACCTTCTTTGTCGGCGATGGGCAGTGGTTGGTGCACAACTCCTGTGTTAAGTTCTTAAGAACACAACTCAATAAGAAATTCAAGCATGCAAAAGATTTCGGAGTTGTGGGTAACAACAATGCGGCTAATCAGGATTTGTTCCTGGATGCCCTGGATCAGCATGTTCATCTACCAAGGATACAAAAGATTCAAGGAACGTATCGTGGACAAAACGTTACCCATTATTATGATCCTGCAACCGGCCGTAATGTGGTTGTTGATCTGAATGGGACATTCATCAGCGGTTGGAAATTATCTCTGGATCAA